In Molothrus ater isolate BHLD 08-10-18 breed brown headed cowbird chromosome 7, BPBGC_Mater_1.1, whole genome shotgun sequence, one genomic interval encodes:
- the TYW5 gene encoding tRNA wybutosine-synthesizing protein 5 — protein MEQRERREQRAEALERLDGVTRERFLRDIYPRRKPVVLTGLELGTCTTKWTIDYLSQAEGSKEVKIHVSAVPQMDFLSKNFVYRTLPFDAFVRRAAEVKHKEYFLTEDEKYYLRSVGEDVRKDIADIRKQFPILAEDVHIPEYFEKERFFSSVFRISSAGLQLWTHYDVMDNFLIQVTGRKRVVLYSPRDAPYLYLSGTKSEVLDVDNPDMEKYPLFVKAKRYECVLEAGDVLFIPALWFHNVISEEFGVALNVFWKHLPAESYDKTDTYGNKDPMAASRAIQILDRALKTLEELPEEYRDFYARRMVLRIQEKAYRNDYG, from the exons ATGGAgcagcgggagcggcgggagcagCGGGCGGAGGCCCTGGAGCGGCTGGACGGGGTGACACGGGAGCGCTTCCTGCGGGACATCTACCCGCGG AGAAAGCCAGTAGTGCTGACAGGATTGGAACTGGGCACTTGCACCACCAAATGGACAATAGATTACTTGAGCCAAGCTGAAGGATCTAAAGAAGTAAAGATTCATGTTTCTGCAGTGCCACAGATGGATTTCCTCAGTAAGAACTTTGTGTATAG aaCTCTGCCTTTTGATGCATTTGTGCGAAGAGCAGCTGAAGTCAAGCACAAGGAGTACTTTCTTACTGAG GATGAAAAGTACTATTTGCGATCAGTGGGTGAAGATGTTAGGAAG GATATTGCAGATATCAGGAAGCAGTTTCCTATTTTAGCAGAAGATGTTCATATTCCAGAGTATTTTGAGAAGGAACGTTTTTTCTCTAGTGTCTTCCGCATCAGCTCAGCTGGATTACAGCTATGGACACATTATGAT GTAATGGACAACTTCTTAATCCAAGtcacagggagaaaaagagtTGTTTTGTACAGTCCTCGAGATGCaccatatttatatttatcag GTACTAAATCAGAGGTGCTGGATGTGGATAACCCAGACATGGAGAAATATCCCCTTTTTGTGAAAGCCAAGCGCTATGAATGTGTTTTGGAAGCAGGAGATGTGTTATTTATTCCAG CTTTGTGGTTCCATAATGTAATTTCTGAGGAATTTGGAGTGGCACTGAATGTCTTTTGGAAGCACCTTCCTGCTGAGTCCTATGATAAGACTGACACTTATGGAAATAAAGATCCCATGGCAGCCTCTAGAGCTATACAGATCTTGGACAGAGCCTTGAAAACACTTGAAGAACTACCTGAGGAATACAGGGATTTTTATGCTCGGAGAATGGTATTACGTATCCAAGAAAAGGCCTACAGGAATGATTATGGATAA
- the MAIP1 gene encoding m-AAA protease-interacting protein 1, mitochondrial, producing MALRCAAPGRVRWLARALAGSARLLPPAAAAPGPPGPARTRPPQLSARFASSAGSGTEGPQRRVVVVRITSPFAWLRTRFYYLLIRLYFDHEFSIEEFTRGAKQAFSVVSKLLSQRKLDLLEELVSAEVLQVLKEKISLLPDSHRDALAADIDAIMYTTEGDVRIYYDDDGRKFVSILMCFWYLNGANLPDEVPGEAKVFQIVFGDENTKEKKHLLTANYEFQREFTEGAKPDWTITRIEHPRLLE from the exons ATGGCGCTGCGCTGCGCGGCTCCGGGCCGTGTCCGCTGGCTGGCGCGGGCGCTGGCGGGCTCCGCCCGGCTCCTGCCGCCGGCTGCAGCCGCACCGggcccgccgggccccgcccgGACCCGTCCGCCCCAGCTCAGCGCTCGGTTCGCCAGCAGCGCCGGGTCTGGGACTGAGGGCCCTCAACGGCGTGTTGTGGTAGTGAGGATCACCAGCCCCTTCGCTTGGCTCCGCACCCGCTTCTACTACCTGCTCATCCGCCTCTACTTCGACCACGAATTCAGCATCGAGGAGTTCACGCGGGGAGCCAAGCAG gccttttctgttgtttcaaaGCTGCTGTCTCAGCGTAAACTTGACCTGCTGGAAGAACTTGTATCAGCAGAG GTACTTCAGGTGCTGAAGGAAAAGATTTCTTTGCTCCCTGACAGCCACAGGGATGCTTTAGCAGCTGACATTGATGCAATCATGTACACAACAGAAGGAGATGTTCGCATTTACTATGATGATGATG GAAGAAAGTTTGTTAGCATCCTGATGTGCTTCTGGTATCTGAATGGTGCTAATCTACCTGATGAAGTACCAGGTGAAGCCAAAGTCTTCCAGATTGTGTTTGGAgatgaaaacacaaaagaaaagaaacatcttTTAACAGCTAACTATGA GTTCCAAAGGGAGTTTACAGAAGGAGCAAAACCAGACTGGACTATTACACGGATTGAACATCCAAGGCTATTAGAATAA